The proteins below are encoded in one region of Paenacidovorax monticola:
- a CDS encoding methyl-accepting chemotaxis protein, which yields MPLLKTLKGQVLLISVAFLALGLATLTAANYFSSRSQAYESLAAQSQALARSHAEALRDWVRAKAGIIEASAAAVGDADPVPPLRMLQKGGSYLTTYFGYADKRTAFSEPQNLPPDYDPTSRPWYQQAARSESSVLTRPYADAGGAGLVVTFARAVRSGGSVQAVAAGDVSLAAVVANVASIKPTPSSYAFLVGGDGAIIAHPELKLALQPATAIAADLTAAMLQQLATRTELHAIELQGRPMLLSVVPVEGTDWLLAVATDRAEALRAIRTLLQVSLLAGGAVLVAALVLLAAILARRLRRLTLVRDAMHEIGEGDGDLSRRIDTHGEDELAQIAASFNNFAGKLSGVLAQIRDASQSVRVASEEIATGNHDLSSRTELTASSLEQTSASMQQLTETVQHNAEAARQANQLVAQATSVARHGGVVVGNVVSTMEQINAASHKIADIIQVIDGIAFQTNILALNAAVEAARAGEQGRGFAVVAGEVRSLAGRSAEAAREIRALIGTSVEQVDAGSRLVQDAGTTMSDIMDSVQRVNDIMAEITTSTSEQSTSIAEVGQAVSHLDQMTQQNAALVEQSAAAAQSLKDQSARLSDVVGTFRLSDAHAGAQRALLPAP from the coding sequence ATGCCATTGCTCAAAACGCTCAAGGGTCAGGTGCTCCTGATCTCGGTGGCCTTTCTGGCCTTGGGGCTGGCCACGCTTACGGCCGCCAATTACTTTTCCTCCCGGTCTCAGGCCTACGAGTCGTTGGCCGCTCAATCCCAGGCGCTCGCGCGCAGCCACGCGGAAGCACTGCGCGACTGGGTGCGTGCCAAGGCGGGCATCATCGAGGCCTCTGCCGCGGCCGTGGGCGACGCCGATCCCGTGCCCCCGCTGCGCATGCTGCAGAAGGGCGGGAGCTACCTCACCACCTACTTCGGCTATGCGGATAAGCGCACGGCCTTCTCGGAGCCGCAGAACCTGCCGCCCGACTACGATCCCACGTCGCGCCCCTGGTACCAGCAGGCTGCGCGCTCCGAGTCCTCCGTTCTCACACGGCCTTATGCCGACGCAGGAGGCGCGGGGCTCGTGGTCACGTTCGCGCGCGCGGTGCGCTCGGGCGGCAGTGTGCAGGCGGTGGCTGCGGGCGACGTGTCCCTGGCGGCCGTGGTGGCCAACGTGGCCTCGATCAAGCCCACGCCATCGAGCTATGCCTTCCTCGTGGGGGGCGACGGCGCCATCATTGCCCACCCTGAGCTCAAGCTCGCGCTGCAGCCTGCCACGGCCATCGCGGCTGACCTCACGGCGGCCATGTTGCAGCAGTTGGCCACCCGTACCGAGCTGCACGCCATCGAGCTGCAGGGCCGGCCCATGCTGCTCTCGGTCGTGCCGGTGGAGGGCACCGACTGGCTGCTGGCCGTGGCCACGGACCGGGCCGAGGCCCTGCGGGCGATCCGTACCCTGCTGCAGGTCTCTCTGCTGGCCGGGGGCGCGGTGCTGGTGGCGGCGCTGGTGCTGCTGGCCGCCATCCTCGCACGGCGCCTGCGCCGCCTGACCCTGGTGCGCGACGCCATGCACGAGATCGGCGAGGGCGACGGCGACCTGTCGCGCCGCATCGACACGCATGGCGAGGATGAACTCGCACAGATCGCCGCGAGCTTCAACAATTTTGCAGGCAAGCTCTCGGGCGTGCTCGCGCAGATCCGCGATGCCTCGCAGTCCGTGCGCGTGGCGTCCGAAGAGATCGCCACGGGCAACCACGATCTCAGCAGCCGCACGGAGCTCACGGCGTCGAGCCTGGAGCAGACCTCGGCCTCGATGCAGCAGCTCACCGAAACCGTGCAGCACAACGCGGAAGCCGCCCGCCAGGCCAACCAGCTCGTGGCCCAGGCGACCAGCGTGGCCCGCCACGGCGGGGTGGTGGTGGGCAACGTGGTCAGCACCATGGAGCAGATCAACGCCGCATCGCACAAGATCGCCGACATCATCCAGGTGATCGACGGCATCGCGTTCCAGACCAACATCCTGGCCTTGAACGCAGCGGTGGAGGCGGCGCGCGCGGGTGAGCAGGGCCGGGGCTTTGCCGTGGTGGCGGGCGAGGTGCGCAGCCTGGCGGGCCGCTCGGCTGAGGCCGCGCGCGAGATCCGTGCGCTCATCGGCACGTCGGTGGAGCAGGTCGACGCGGGCTCGCGCCTCGTGCAGGATGCCGGCACGACGATGTCCGACATCATGGACTCGGTGCAGCGCGTGAACGACATCATGGCCGAGATCACGACCTCCACGAGCGAGCAGAGCACGAGCATCGCTGAGGTGGGGCAGGCCGTGTCCCATCTCGACCAGATGACGCAGCAGAACGCGGCCCTGGTGGAGCAGAGCGCAGCGGCCGCACAGAGCCTGAAAGACCAGTCGGCACGCCTGTCGGACGTGGTCGGCACCTTCCGCCTTTCGGATGCGCATGCGGGCGCGCAGCGCGCGCTCCTGCCCGCACCCTGA
- a CDS encoding BON domain-containing protein, whose protein sequence is MLALLAAGTALQAAGQESGVAAPLREVPQNLFDDPFEQLSRDLPGCPEPVGPRLPESMRGAVAHGRIERGTTCWLAGQCRLPHSARYDPEIAQAVLPRLKASPALRGTTLWVYFSGRNIYLQGCAGNDAQVQELAAIAREHPEVFTVVPTVRTDPRQALPYEPMP, encoded by the coding sequence GTGCTGGCCCTGCTGGCGGCCGGCACCGCCCTGCAGGCCGCGGGCCAGGAGAGCGGGGTCGCCGCGCCTTTGCGCGAGGTTCCGCAGAATCTGTTCGACGATCCCTTCGAGCAACTGAGCCGCGACCTGCCGGGCTGTCCCGAGCCCGTGGGGCCGCGCCTGCCGGAATCCATGCGCGGCGCGGTGGCGCATGGGCGCATCGAACGCGGCACGACCTGCTGGCTGGCGGGCCAGTGCCGCCTGCCCCATTCCGCGCGCTACGATCCCGAGATCGCGCAGGCCGTCCTGCCCCGGCTGAAGGCTTCGCCCGCGTTGCGCGGCACGACCCTGTGGGTCTATTTCTCGGGACGCAACATCTACCTGCAGGGCTGTGCGGGCAACGACGCCCAGGTGCAAGAGCTCGCCGCCATCGCGCGCGAGCACCCGGAGGTCTTCACCGTGGTACCCACCGTGCGCACCGACCCGCGGCAGGCGCTGCCGTACGAACCCATGCCTTAG
- a CDS encoding acetyl-CoA carboxylase carboxyltransferase subunit alpha, with amino-acid sequence MAKKTFLDFEQPIAELESKIEELRYVQTESAVDISEEIDQLSKKSQQLTKDIYSDLSPWQITKIARHPERPYTLDYVREIFTDFVELHGDRHFADDQSIVGGLARFNGNPCMVIGQQKGRDTKERALRNFGMCKPEGYRKALRLMKTAEKFKLPVFTFVDTPGAYPGIDAEERGQSEAIGRNIYEMAQLEVPIITTIIGEGGSGGALAISVADQVLMLQYSVYSVISPEGCASILWKTGDKAQDAAEALGITAHRLKALGLVDKIVSEPVGGAHRDHKQMAAFLKRALGDAWRQLADLKTRDLLERRYERLQSYGRFNDTKADSSR; translated from the coding sequence TTGGCGAAAAAGACCTTTCTGGATTTCGAGCAGCCTATTGCCGAGCTCGAATCCAAAATCGAAGAACTGCGCTACGTGCAGACCGAAAGCGCAGTCGACATCTCGGAAGAGATCGACCAGCTCAGCAAAAAGAGCCAGCAGCTCACCAAGGACATCTACAGCGACCTGTCTCCCTGGCAGATCACGAAGATCGCGCGCCATCCCGAGCGCCCCTACACGCTGGACTACGTGCGCGAGATCTTCACCGACTTCGTCGAGCTGCACGGTGACCGGCACTTTGCCGATGACCAGTCCATCGTCGGCGGTCTCGCGCGCTTCAACGGTAACCCCTGCATGGTGATCGGCCAGCAGAAGGGCCGCGACACGAAGGAGCGCGCCCTGCGCAACTTCGGCATGTGCAAGCCCGAGGGCTACCGCAAGGCCCTGCGCCTCATGAAGACGGCCGAGAAGTTCAAGCTGCCCGTGTTCACCTTCGTGGATACGCCCGGTGCCTACCCCGGCATCGACGCCGAGGAGCGCGGCCAGTCCGAGGCCATCGGCCGCAACATCTACGAGATGGCCCAGCTCGAGGTGCCCATCATCACCACCATCATCGGCGAAGGCGGTTCGGGTGGCGCGCTGGCCATCAGCGTGGCCGACCAGGTGCTGATGCTGCAGTACTCCGTGTACTCGGTCATCAGCCCCGAGGGTTGTGCTTCCATCCTCTGGAAGACCGGCGACAAGGCTCAGGACGCTGCGGAAGCGCTGGGCATCACCGCACACCGCCTCAAGGCCCTGGGCCTGGTGGACAAGATCGTCAGCGAGCCCGTGGGCGGCGCCCACCGCGACCACAAGCAGATGGCCGCCTTCCTCAAGCGTGCCCTGGGCGACGCCTGGCGCCAGCTGGCCGACCTCAAGACCCGCGACCTGCTCGAGCGCCGCTACGAACGCCTGCAGAGCTACGGCCGCTTCAACGACACCAAGGCCGACAGCAGCCGCTGA
- a CDS encoding DNA-3-methyladenine glycosylase family protein: MAASKKPLTAPVEPAYWAEACKHLVKKDRVMKRLIPQFEGAALQVRGDAFSTLARSIVGQQISVQAAQTVWDRFAALPRSMTPGAVLKLKVDDMRAAGLSARKVDYLVDLALHFAGGKLHVKDWEGMEDEAIIAELVAIRGIGRWTAEMFLIFHLMRPNVLPLDDVGLINGISQHYFSGDPVSRSDAREVAEAWKPWCSVATWYIWRSLAPLPVDY, from the coding sequence ATGGCGGCTTCTAAGAAACCGTTGACGGCTCCCGTGGAGCCTGCGTACTGGGCCGAGGCCTGCAAGCACCTGGTCAAGAAGGACCGGGTGATGAAGCGCCTCATCCCGCAGTTCGAGGGCGCTGCGCTGCAGGTGCGCGGCGATGCGTTCAGCACGCTGGCGCGCAGCATCGTGGGCCAGCAGATCTCGGTGCAGGCCGCCCAGACCGTGTGGGACCGCTTCGCCGCGCTGCCGCGCAGCATGACGCCGGGCGCCGTGCTCAAGCTCAAGGTGGACGACATGCGCGCCGCGGGCCTGTCGGCGCGCAAGGTGGACTACCTCGTGGACCTGGCGCTGCACTTCGCTGGCGGCAAGCTGCACGTCAAGGACTGGGAGGGCATGGAGGACGAGGCGATCATCGCCGAGCTGGTGGCCATCCGGGGCATCGGCCGCTGGACGGCCGAGATGTTCCTGATCTTCCACCTTATGCGGCCCAACGTGCTGCCGCTGGACGATGTGGGGCTGATCAATGGCATCAGCCAGCATTACTTCTCGGGCGACCCCGTGAGCCGCAGCGACGCCCGCGAGGTGGCTGAGGCCTGGAAGCCCTGGTGCAGCGTGGCGACTTGGTATATTTGGCGGTCGCTCGCGCCGCTGCCCGTCGATTACTGA
- a CDS encoding DUF4406 domain-containing protein has protein sequence MRIYVAGPMTGYPDLNFPAFHAAAAALRAQGHHVENPAEINADPKAQWLDCMRMDIARLVTCDAVYLLPGWEKSRGAKVEHGLAVGLGFQIINPEG, from the coding sequence ATGCGTATCTACGTTGCAGGCCCCATGACGGGCTACCCCGACCTGAACTTTCCAGCCTTTCACGCAGCAGCGGCAGCGCTGCGTGCCCAGGGCCACCATGTGGAGAACCCCGCCGAAATCAACGCAGACCCCAAGGCTCAGTGGCTGGACTGCATGCGCATGGACATTGCGCGGCTGGTGACGTGCGATGCGGTGTACCTGCTGCCCGGCTGGGAGAAGTCGCGCGGGGCGAAGGTGGAGCACGGGCTGGCGGTAGGCCTGGGCTTTCAGATCATCAACCCGGAGGGCTGA
- the tilS gene encoding tRNA lysidine(34) synthetase TilS: MTQRFDEALSAFAPALPLAVGLSGGADSTALLLACAQRWPGQVHAIHVHHGLQAAADGFERHCIQLCERLRVPLQVQRVDARAAPGQSPEDAARRARYEAFEAAVRHAGAPAAIQSMALAQHADDQVETLLLALSRGAGVAGLAAMPMHWRRAGLDWHRPLLRVPGRAVRDWLRERGEAWVEDPTNTDERYTRNRIRARLLPALEATFPQFRDTFARSSLHAAQAQELLLEMAGEDLAEVGVPPRIRALRSLGPARQANVLRHWLRTAHQTTPGTAQLDELQSQLAACATRGHRIRIRVGRGFVVRQGECLGFEPQGAP, translated from the coding sequence ATGACGCAGCGCTTCGACGAGGCCTTGAGCGCCTTCGCGCCCGCGCTGCCGCTCGCCGTGGGCCTGAGCGGCGGGGCCGACTCGACCGCGCTGCTGCTGGCATGCGCTCAGCGCTGGCCGGGGCAGGTGCACGCCATCCACGTGCACCATGGGCTGCAGGCCGCCGCCGATGGCTTCGAGCGGCACTGCATCCAACTGTGCGAGCGGCTGAGGGTGCCGCTGCAGGTGCAGCGTGTGGATGCACGCGCCGCGCCGGGCCAGAGCCCCGAGGATGCGGCCCGCCGCGCGCGGTACGAGGCTTTCGAGGCCGCGGTGCGCCATGCAGGCGCGCCTGCCGCCATTCAGTCCATGGCGCTCGCGCAGCATGCCGACGACCAGGTGGAGACATTGCTGCTCGCGCTCTCGCGTGGTGCGGGTGTGGCGGGGCTGGCCGCCATGCCCATGCACTGGCGGCGCGCGGGGCTGGACTGGCACCGGCCGCTGCTGCGCGTGCCCGGCCGTGCCGTGCGCGACTGGCTGCGCGAGCGGGGCGAAGCCTGGGTCGAGGACCCGACCAACACGGACGAGCGCTACACGCGCAATCGCATCCGTGCGCGGCTGCTGCCCGCGCTGGAGGCCACGTTTCCCCAGTTTCGTGATACGTTCGCGCGCAGCAGCCTGCATGCGGCCCAGGCCCAGGAGCTGCTGCTGGAGATGGCCGGGGAGGATCTGGCCGAGGTGGGCGTGCCGCCCCGCATCCGCGCGCTCAGGTCCCTGGGCCCGGCACGCCAGGCCAACGTGCTGCGCCACTGGCTGCGCACGGCGCACCAGACCACGCCCGGCACGGCGCAGCTCGATGAGTTGCAGAGCCAACTGGCTGCCTGCGCCACGCGCGGCCACCGCATCCGCATCCGGGTAGGGCGGGGCTTCGTGGTGCGGCAAGGGGAGTGCTTGGGGTTCGAACCACAGGGGGCACCATGA
- a CDS encoding helix-turn-helix transcriptional regulator, translating to MGQIIMNKAQLLEELGIVENTLRALIEQRGFPPPRKMGAKLFWLVAEVVEWLQGCPKAWAAALAARLAPSDGTGHVAYQQGTGGADGRLQSAAGSAHDAKSLPN from the coding sequence ATGGGCCAGATCATCATGAACAAGGCGCAGCTGCTGGAAGAGCTGGGCATTGTGGAGAACACGCTGCGGGCGTTGATCGAGCAGCGCGGATTTCCGCCGCCTCGCAAGATGGGGGCGAAGCTGTTTTGGCTGGTGGCTGAGGTGGTGGAGTGGTTGCAGGGGTGCCCGAAGGCTTGGGCGGCGGCGCTGGCAGCGAGGCTAGCGCCGAGTGATGGAACTGGGCATGTCGCCTACCAACAGGGAACTGGTGGAGCTGACGGCCGCCTGCAATCAGCGGCTGGCTCAGCGCACGACGCAAAATCACTACCAAATTAA
- a CDS encoding tyrosine-type recombinase/integrase, translated as MPKRILEMTALEVSRLRVEGSHAVGGVSGLYLRIEGGSRTWVLRYVHMRQRRRMGLGSYPGVTLAAAREAARAALGLRDAGIDPIKSRQDEREAARLAAAQRLEFDKAADAFITEHESTWRNAKHAQQWRNTLATYASPHFGQLSVSEIEQSHVLRALAPIWKTKTETATRVRGRIEQVLDWATAHGHRTGPNPARWRGQLEHILANPEKVAPVKHRAAVPVDDLPAAYLQITAVGGQSARALCFLILTAVRSGEVRGMVWSEVDLDAALWVIPAERMKANREHRVPLSRQAVALLRIQEAAREELVEHVFPSNRKGPLSDMAFTTLMRRHKLAAVPHGFRSTFRDWAGETTHHPRDAVELCLAHSIDTKTEAAYRRGDMLEKRAAIMQEWADYAARTT; from the coding sequence ATGCCGAAGCGAATCCTTGAGATGACGGCGCTGGAGGTTTCCAGGCTGCGCGTGGAAGGCTCGCACGCTGTCGGCGGGGTCAGCGGCTTGTATCTGCGGATTGAAGGCGGGTCGCGCACCTGGGTGCTGCGGTATGTGCACATGCGCCAGCGTAGGCGTATGGGCCTGGGCAGCTATCCCGGTGTGACGTTGGCTGCCGCACGCGAGGCAGCGCGCGCAGCGCTGGGGCTGCGCGATGCAGGCATCGACCCCATCAAGTCGCGCCAGGACGAACGGGAGGCCGCCCGGTTGGCAGCTGCCCAGCGGCTGGAGTTCGACAAGGCTGCCGATGCCTTCATCACTGAACACGAGAGTACCTGGCGCAATGCCAAGCACGCGCAGCAGTGGCGCAACACCCTCGCCACCTATGCATCGCCGCACTTCGGCCAGCTGTCCGTCTCAGAGATTGAACAGTCACACGTCCTGCGCGCACTCGCTCCCATCTGGAAGACCAAGACTGAAACCGCCACCCGTGTGCGCGGTCGTATTGAGCAGGTGCTGGATTGGGCCACCGCCCATGGCCACCGCACCGGTCCCAATCCGGCGCGTTGGCGCGGTCAGCTTGAGCACATCCTGGCTAACCCGGAAAAGGTCGCGCCGGTCAAACACCGCGCCGCCGTGCCCGTGGACGATTTGCCCGCCGCTTACCTGCAGATTACGGCTGTAGGTGGTCAAAGTGCCCGCGCGCTGTGCTTCCTGATCTTGACCGCTGTTCGTTCAGGCGAGGTGCGCGGAATGGTGTGGAGTGAGGTCGATCTGGACGCAGCCCTTTGGGTCATCCCCGCCGAACGCATGAAGGCCAATCGGGAACATCGCGTCCCCCTATCACGCCAGGCCGTGGCGTTGCTGCGCATTCAAGAGGCCGCGCGCGAGGAACTGGTGGAGCACGTTTTTCCCAGCAACCGCAAAGGTCCGCTGTCTGACATGGCATTTACCACCCTCATGCGCCGCCACAAGCTGGCTGCCGTGCCCCATGGCTTCCGCTCCACCTTCCGCGACTGGGCGGGCGAAACCACGCACCATCCGCGCGACGCTGTGGAACTGTGCCTGGCCCACTCCATCGACACCAAGACCGAAGCCGCCTATCGTCGTGGCGACATGCTTGAAAAGCGCGCGGCGATCATGCAGGAATGGGCCGACTACGCTGCCCGGACCACATAG